One part of the Gadus macrocephalus chromosome 8, ASM3116895v1 genome encodes these proteins:
- the LOC132462568 gene encoding uncharacterized protein LOC132462568: MADKARKRAALFKAEELNVLFEEVEANKGLLFDRFKGAQTNKQKVKKWGEIAKRMTAVAGITRSSVDVRKKWQDFASITKKKASEFQHQSNLTGVGLHRVQALNDDEKRAMAIIGYPVSQSLTAGVDIHAGIKEEADPSGEQWKEEEEPRIPHQSTSAIPASIPAMTPLLTTATPSTVSTATASVMVELEREKVALLKDVCGLLREASERDAKYQQEVIVLKRAKLDLMARRLALEGERFEVKPSIITPEQQDGDADGS; this comes from the exons ATGGCGGACAAGGCGCGAAAGAGGGCAGCATTGTTCAAAGCTGAAGAACTGAACGTTCTgtttgaggaggtggaggcaaaCAAAGGCCTCTTATTTGATCGCTTCAAAGGTGCCCAAACCAACAAGCAAAAAGTTAAGAAGTGGGGAGAAATAGCTAAGAGAATGACTGCGGTCGCTGGCATCACTAGGTCCAGTGTTGACGTCCGGAAAAAATGGCAAGACTTTGCCAGTATTACCAAAAAGAAAGCGTCGGAATTTCAACATCAATCCAATTTGACTGGTGTGGGGTTGCACAGGGTGCAGGCCCTCAACGACGATGAAAAGCGAGCCATGGCCATCATAGGCTACCCAGTTTCCCAAAGCCTCACCGCGGGAGTGGATATCCATGCGGGTATCAAGGAAGAGGCAGATCCTTCAGGTGAGCaatggaaggaggaagaggaaccaAGGATCCCCCACCAGTCCACCTCGGCTATCCCCGCCTCCATACCCGCCATGACGCCCCTGCTGACCACAGCTACCCCTTCCACCGTCTCAACTGCCACCGCCTCCGTCATGGtggagttggagagggagaaggtggcTCTGCTCAAGGACGTGTGTGGTCTTCTCCGGGAAGCCTCCGAGCGAGACGCTAAATATCAGCAAGAGGTGATTGTGCTGAAGAGGGCCAAGTTGGACCTCATGGCACGTCGGCTTGCCCTCGAGGGGGAGCGGTTTGAAGTAAAACCTTCCATAATTACCCCGGAGCAACAAG ATGGCGACGCCGACGGGTCATGA
- the LOC132462567 gene encoding ranBP-type and C3HC4-type zinc finger-containing protein 1-like, with amino-acid sequence MALSSGGWAASPVPASSQALHGGGPSLASCNTVLMSVRVSVCHSGIRPLCLPGAGNEALRLQLSMDPSRAGEFRLALRDTSGNRSVFITEFDLRSVQYEVKAPRSHEMRLATPPHDCIRFNFRCDREAEEWATVVMSSLREAHRVANITAHELDDRRLHTAAAIEQWSSASLPLTEELCLELTRAIEAGDPQSASQHASSLARQKASLSIQLSEKSYANGEISLSVAVEDMTSSCCVTVKVLPHMTVAALKQQVFVEYGFHPRVQRWVIGQCLCTEPRTLASYGVQKDGDTAYLYLVSARQARATTRQTLQQDQDGAALLGPPPPPGPAPPHDWRGYSTLPCKLTHSSQGATPGGGERPTEIKEALNLETLQLTDKPSRATKTQMEWACPSCTFINKASRPGCEICATARPDTPKHGRIQQEKGRREDRAEAGTASS; translated from the exons ATGGCCCTGAGCTCGGGCGGCTGGGCTGCGTCTCCCGTGCCCGCCTCGTCCCAGGCTCTGCACGGCGGGGGGCCCTCACTGGCGTCCTGCAACACCGTGTTGATGTCCGtccgggtgtctgtgtgtcattcGGGGATACGACCCCTCTGCCTGCCCGGAGCAGGGAACGAAGCGCTCCGCCTGCAGCTCAGCATGGATCCCAGTCGGGCAGGGGAGTTTCGGCTGGCGCTGCGAGACACAAGCGGCAACCGCAGTGTG TTCATCACAGAGTTCGACCTGCGCTCCGTGCAGTACGAGGTGAAGGCGCCCCGCAGTCACGAGATGCGCCTCGCCACGCCGCCCCACGACTGCATCCGTTTCAACTTCCGCTGCGACCGCGAGGCGGAGGAGTGGGCCACGGTGGTGATGTCATCCCTGAGAGAGGCGCACAGAG TCGCCAACATCACTGCACACGAACTAGACGACCGCCGGCTCCACACGGCTGCGGCCATCGAGCAGTGGAGCTCTGCTTCGTTGCCGCTCACCG AGGAGCTTTGTCTGGAGCTCACCAGGGCCATCGAAGCGGGAGACCCGCAGTCGGCCTCGCAGCACGCCTCATCCCTGGCCCGCCAGAAGGCCTCCCTGTCCATCCAGCTCTCGGAGAAGAGCTACGCCAACGGAGAGATCAG TCTGTCCGtggccgtggaggacatgacaTCGTCCTGCTGTGTCACTGTCAAAGTGCTCCCCCACATGACAGTAGCGGCACTCAAACAGCAG GTGTTTGTGGAGTACGGCTTCCACCCCCGGGTGCAGCGCTGGGTGATCGGCCAGTGCCTGTGCACGGAGCCGCGCACGCTGGCCTCGTACGGCGTGCAGAAGGACGGCGACACGGCCTACCTCTACCTGGTGTCGGCCCGCCAGGCGCGCGCCACGACGCGGCAGACGCTGCAGCAGGATCAGGACGGCGCCGCCCTGCTgggcccgcccccgccgccgggccccgcccccccgcacgACTGGAGGGGCTACAGCACGCTGCCCTGCAAGCTGACGCACAGCAGCCAGG GGGCGACACCCGGCGGAGGGGAGCGTCCCACGGAGATCAAGGAGGCCCTGAACCTGGAGACCCTCCAGCTGACCGACAAGCCCAGCAGAGCCACCAAGACCCAG ATGGAGTGGGCGTGTCCCTCGTGCACGTTTATCAACAAGGCCTCCCGGCCCGGCTGTGAGATCTGCGCCACCGCACGCCCGGACACGCCCAAGCACGGCCGCATCCAACAG GAGAAGGGAAGGCGAGAAGATCGAGCAGAGGCGGGAACGGCCAGCAGCTGA